From a single Lewinella sp. LCG006 genomic region:
- a CDS encoding MbtH family protein has translation MGWEDEEEDNTIYKVVINHEEQYSIWPADRDNPLGWNNVGKSGTKQECLDYIEQVWTDMRPLSLRNKMEE, from the coding sequence ATGGGCTGGGAAGACGAAGAAGAAGACAACACCATCTACAAAGTCGTGATTAACCACGAAGAGCAGTACTCCATTTGGCCGGCTGACCGAGACAACCCACTCGGTTGGAATAATGTTGGAAAAAGTGGCACAAAACAAGAATGCCTTGACTACATTGAACAGGTTTGGACAGATATGCGGCCTTTGAGTTTGCGGAACAAAATGGAGGAATAA
- a CDS encoding alpha/beta hydrolase-fold protein, producing MQKPYIITLMIALAFGHWSCTNNNTSTELSSPTVPTFEITLPGELADQALDGRLLVMLSTAEEGEPRFQISDGPETQLAFGMDIEGWRPGSTITFAPDTPGYPLADLTDIPAGDYRVQVLLHKYETFTRSDGHTVKLPMDRGEGQQWNLAPGNLLSTPQKLSITAGKTYQLAFDQAIAEITPPEDTEWIKHIKIRSELLSEFWGRDMYLGAHVLLPKGWAEHPDVKYPLAIMHGHFPADFGGWRTTPPDTTTPCEYSERFKLDCYNHIVEQEQYAFYQSWTSDYFPRVLAIEIQHANPYYDDSYAVNSENLGPYGDAITKELIPYIEEQFRGIGEGWARFLYGGSTGGWEALAAQVLYPDDYGTCYASCPDPIDFRAFCLTNIYEDKNAYFLESKYKKTAVPAHRDYLGNVQSTMPEMNQRELVLGTHSRSGQQFDIWEAVYSPVGEDGYPQRIWDKVTGEINPKVAEFWKENYDLAYIMKRDWATLGPKLTGKIHLYCGDMDNYYLNNAVYLAEEILEETTAPYYDGEVDYGDRAEHCWNGDHTRPNAISRLRYHQMFIPKWVKEDLPKIAPQGADVRSWRY from the coding sequence ATGCAAAAGCCTTATATTATCACCCTAATGATCGCCCTGGCCTTTGGCCATTGGAGTTGTACCAATAACAATACATCTACAGAGCTTAGTTCCCCTACAGTACCCACCTTCGAAATTACCCTGCCTGGAGAGTTGGCCGACCAAGCGCTGGATGGACGCCTCTTAGTGATGCTCTCTACCGCCGAAGAAGGAGAACCCAGGTTTCAAATTTCCGATGGCCCGGAAACCCAACTGGCCTTTGGAATGGATATAGAAGGCTGGAGGCCTGGCAGCACCATCACTTTTGCACCCGATACTCCTGGCTATCCGCTGGCTGACCTGACAGATATTCCAGCAGGAGATTATCGTGTACAGGTATTGCTCCACAAGTACGAAACTTTTACCCGCAGTGATGGCCACACCGTAAAGCTGCCCATGGATCGCGGCGAGGGCCAACAGTGGAACCTGGCTCCTGGCAATCTTTTGAGTACACCCCAGAAGTTGAGCATTACCGCAGGCAAGACTTACCAACTGGCTTTTGATCAGGCCATTGCCGAGATCACACCTCCAGAAGACACCGAATGGATCAAGCACATCAAAATCCGTTCGGAGCTGCTGAGTGAATTCTGGGGGCGTGACATGTACCTCGGCGCCCACGTACTCCTGCCTAAAGGTTGGGCGGAACACCCCGATGTGAAGTACCCGCTGGCGATCATGCACGGGCATTTTCCTGCCGATTTTGGCGGCTGGCGTACCACCCCTCCGGATACGACTACGCCCTGTGAATACAGCGAACGTTTTAAGCTTGATTGTTACAACCACATCGTAGAACAAGAGCAATACGCTTTTTATCAGTCCTGGACAAGCGATTATTTCCCCCGTGTTTTGGCCATCGAAATTCAGCACGCCAACCCTTATTATGACGATAGCTACGCGGTCAATTCCGAAAACCTGGGGCCTTACGGGGATGCAATCACCAAAGAGTTGATACCCTATATAGAGGAGCAATTTCGCGGCATTGGTGAAGGCTGGGCGCGCTTTCTATACGGCGGATCGACCGGCGGCTGGGAAGCGCTGGCCGCGCAGGTACTCTATCCCGATGATTATGGCACCTGCTACGCTTCCTGTCCGGACCCCATTGATTTCAGGGCTTTTTGTTTGACCAATATCTATGAAGACAAAAACGCTTACTTTCTGGAAAGTAAATACAAGAAGACGGCCGTACCCGCTCACCGTGATTACCTCGGTAATGTGCAGAGTACTATGCCGGAAATGAACCAGCGCGAACTGGTACTAGGCACCCACAGCCGCTCGGGGCAGCAGTTCGACATCTGGGAAGCCGTTTACAGCCCAGTAGGAGAAGACGGTTACCCCCAACGCATCTGGGATAAAGTCACTGGCGAAATCAACCCTAAGGTGGCCGAATTCTGGAAAGAAAACTACGACCTCGCCTACATTATGAAGCGGGATTGGGCAACACTGGGGCCAAAACTCACCGGAAAAATCCACCTCTACTGCGGCGACATGGACAACTACTACCTCAACAATGCGGTGTACCTGGCCGAAGAAATCCTCGAAGAAACCACCGCTCCCTACTACGACGGTGAAGTAGACTACGGCGACCGGGCGGAACACTGCTGGAATGGTGATCACACCCGGCCCAATGCCATCAGTCGCCTACGTTACCACCAGATGTTTATCCCCAAATGGGTGAAGGAAGATTTACCAAAGATTGCGCCACAAGGGGCGGACGTGCGGTCTTGGAGGTATTAG
- a CDS encoding DNA gyrase/topoisomerase IV subunit A, protein MSQTQDPNHDERRPGGDEDNIVTLKGMYQDYFLDYASYVILERAVPAVLDGLKPVQRRILHAMKQMDDGRYHKVANIIGQTMQYHPHGDAAIGDALVNLGQKDLLIDPQGNWGDSRTGDRAAASRYIEARLTKFALEVVFNPQTTEWQLSYDGRKKEPVHLPVKFPLVLSQGAEGIAVGLSTKILPHNFNELIKASIKILEGKRVKIYPDFDTGGMIDVTDYQGGKRGGKVKVRCRIEKVDKNNLVIRELPFGITTTSLIDSIIKANEKGKIKIKKVVDNTAADVEIAIELAPGVSPDLTIDALYAFSYCELSISPNACVIIDDKPHFLTVEEMLYISTENTKGLLRRELEIRQKELEEKLHFASLEKIFIEKRVYRDIEEAETWEAVLEIIDKGLRKYVRVPGEKVSASDDRLLLIRDISEDDIVRLTEIKIKRISKFNTFKADEIIAKLEEELKQVKYDLEHLTEYAIAFFEHLLAKYGKDQSRKTEITTFDKVQPTQVVVNNAKLYADLKEGFVGMGLKKDTFITDCSDIDDVIVFRRDGKFMVTRIDDKTFVGKDLIHVDVWKKGDDRTTYNMVYIDAKTGRSMIKRFNVTAITRDREYDLTTGHKLNKVLYFSANPNGEAEVINVQLTQNAKARIKNFDVDFGEIDIKGRGSKGNIMTRYGVRKITLKEVGKSTLGAMKMWMDDVSGRLNSDERGLYLGAFDTGDQLLALYTDGSYELMELDINKRFEPKDLFFLGKYHEDMVISAVYYEGERKWTVAKRFKVETSTIGQRFLYITEHNQSKLFYATAAQHPVLPYSIRTKEGKEDKTVDLAEFIDVKGWKAVGNKLEEVKINIAKKMLDTQGPPLPKAKPKKVKDEEEEEEEEEMGNDKLSAGDSIEFDLDENGQAKMF, encoded by the coding sequence ATGAGCCAAACGCAGGACCCCAACCACGACGAACGTAGACCAGGGGGTGATGAAGACAATATCGTTACCCTAAAAGGAATGTATCAGGATTACTTTCTGGATTATGCCAGCTATGTAATTCTTGAGCGGGCGGTGCCAGCGGTTCTTGATGGTCTTAAGCCCGTACAGCGCCGCATCCTGCACGCGATGAAGCAGATGGATGATGGCCGTTACCACAAGGTGGCCAACATCATTGGCCAAACCATGCAGTACCACCCCCACGGTGATGCAGCCATCGGTGATGCACTCGTGAACCTGGGGCAAAAAGACCTACTCATTGATCCGCAAGGGAACTGGGGTGACTCGCGCACGGGCGACCGGGCAGCCGCATCTCGTTATATAGAAGCGCGCCTGACCAAGTTTGCGCTGGAGGTGGTCTTCAATCCACAAACCACCGAATGGCAGCTTTCTTACGATGGTCGTAAAAAAGAACCAGTCCACCTGCCCGTTAAGTTTCCCTTGGTGCTTAGCCAGGGAGCCGAGGGGATTGCGGTAGGTTTGAGTACCAAAATCTTACCTCACAATTTCAACGAGCTGATCAAGGCCTCGATCAAGATTTTGGAGGGCAAGCGTGTGAAAATTTATCCCGATTTTGATACCGGCGGTATGATTGACGTTACCGACTACCAAGGCGGTAAACGGGGCGGCAAAGTGAAGGTGCGCTGCCGCATTGAAAAAGTAGATAAAAACAACCTGGTTATCCGCGAATTACCTTTTGGGATAACCACCACTTCGCTGATTGATAGTATCATCAAAGCCAATGAGAAGGGGAAAATAAAGATCAAAAAGGTTGTAGACAATACGGCTGCTGACGTGGAAATAGCGATTGAATTGGCACCAGGTGTTTCACCTGATCTGACCATCGATGCACTTTATGCGTTTAGCTACTGTGAGCTGTCGATTTCCCCTAATGCATGTGTCATTATCGACGATAAACCCCACTTTCTGACGGTGGAAGAGATGCTCTATATCTCTACCGAAAACACCAAGGGTTTACTGCGCAGAGAGCTGGAAATTCGCCAAAAGGAACTGGAGGAAAAGCTACACTTTGCCAGTTTGGAAAAAATCTTCATCGAGAAGCGCGTCTACCGCGATATCGAAGAGGCGGAAACCTGGGAGGCTGTACTGGAAATTATCGACAAAGGCTTACGCAAATACGTGCGTGTACCTGGTGAGAAGGTCAGCGCCAGTGACGATCGTCTGCTCTTGATTCGCGACATTTCGGAAGACGATATTGTGCGCCTGACGGAAATCAAAATCAAGCGTATTTCCAAGTTCAATACTTTCAAAGCGGATGAAATCATCGCCAAACTAGAAGAGGAACTCAAGCAGGTCAAATACGATTTGGAACACCTGACCGAATACGCCATTGCCTTTTTTGAACACCTGCTGGCGAAGTACGGTAAAGACCAAAGCCGTAAAACAGAAATTACCACTTTCGACAAGGTACAACCTACGCAGGTGGTGGTCAACAACGCCAAGTTATACGCCGATCTGAAGGAAGGATTCGTAGGGATGGGCCTCAAAAAAGATACCTTCATCACCGATTGTTCGGACATTGATGATGTCATCGTATTCCGCCGCGACGGTAAGTTTATGGTTACCCGAATCGACGATAAAACCTTTGTTGGCAAAGACCTGATCCACGTCGACGTCTGGAAAAAAGGAGATGATCGCACAACCTATAACATGGTTTATATTGATGCGAAAACCGGACGTTCCATGATCAAGCGTTTCAATGTAACGGCCATCACTCGCGACCGTGAATATGACCTCACGACGGGTCACAAGCTCAATAAAGTCCTCTACTTCAGTGCCAATCCTAATGGCGAAGCCGAGGTCATCAATGTACAGCTTACGCAAAACGCCAAGGCCAGAATCAAAAACTTTGACGTTGATTTTGGTGAAATTGATATCAAAGGACGTGGCTCGAAGGGCAATATCATGACCCGCTACGGCGTGCGTAAAATCACGCTCAAAGAGGTAGGTAAGTCGACGCTTGGAGCCATGAAAATGTGGATGGACGACGTGAGCGGCAGGCTCAATAGCGATGAGCGTGGGCTTTACCTCGGAGCATTCGATACGGGCGACCAACTGTTGGCCCTTTATACGGATGGCTCGTACGAATTGATGGAGCTTGATATCAACAAGCGCTTCGAACCCAAAGATTTGTTCTTCCTGGGTAAATACCACGAAGACATGGTCATCAGTGCCGTTTACTACGAAGGAGAACGCAAATGGACGGTCGCCAAACGCTTTAAAGTAGAGACCTCCACCATAGGTCAGCGTTTCCTTTACATCACGGAGCACAACCAGTCGAAGCTGTTTTATGCTACTGCTGCTCAGCATCCGGTACTTCCTTACAGCATTCGTACGAAAGAAGGCAAGGAAGACAAAACGGTGGACCTGGCCGAATTTATTGATGTTAAAGGCTGGAAAGCCGTCGGCAATAAATTGGAAGAGGTAAAGATCAATATTGCTAAAAAAATGCTGGATACCCAGGGGCCGCCACTTCCTAAAGCCAAGCCTAAAAAAGTGAAGGACGAAGAGGAGGAGGAAGAAGAGGAAGAAATGGGGAATGATAAACTTTCTGCTGGAGATAGCATAGAGTTTGACTTAGACGAAAATGGGCAGGCTAAAATGTTCTAG
- a CDS encoding N-acetyltransferase family protein, whose product MIDYTFAKTEEDLKKILALQVVNLPGSISPQEALEQGFLTVVHDLDLLQDMNSPYPHTVAKVGEEVVGFALSMTEEVKTRIPVLVPFFERIQQLKWAGQPVTNFRYILMGQVCVAKDYRGQGVFLGLYRKMQERMSPHFDLILTEISERNTRSMRAHEKVGFVEIARYEAPDGERWVVVGIDCSFVG is encoded by the coding sequence ATGATCGACTACACTTTTGCAAAAACCGAGGAAGACCTCAAGAAAATACTGGCCTTGCAGGTGGTCAATTTGCCGGGAAGTATCAGTCCTCAAGAGGCATTAGAACAAGGTTTTCTGACGGTAGTGCACGATTTAGATCTACTGCAGGATATGAATAGTCCCTATCCGCATACCGTTGCGAAAGTAGGTGAGGAGGTCGTCGGTTTTGCCCTTTCAATGACGGAAGAAGTGAAGACGCGCATCCCCGTGTTGGTTCCTTTCTTCGAAAGAATCCAGCAACTAAAATGGGCGGGGCAGCCGGTCACCAACTTTCGATATATCTTGATGGGGCAGGTCTGTGTGGCCAAGGATTATCGTGGCCAAGGCGTTTTTCTGGGGCTTTATCGGAAAATGCAAGAGCGAATGTCACCCCATTTTGACCTTATTCTCACTGAAATATCAGAACGTAACACCCGTTCCATGCGTGCGCACGAAAAAGTGGGCTTTGTAGAAATAGCCCGCTACGAGGCCCCTGATGGGGAACGTTGGGTAGTTGTGGGGATAGATTGTTCGTTTGTTGGTTAG
- a CDS encoding sugar phosphate nucleotidyltransferase produces MKAVIPVAGAGKRLRPLTYTQPKPLIPVAGKPIISFIVDQLLGAGVEEFVFIVGYLGEKIETYIQEKYPDLKATFVTQMDRLGSGHALWVAREHFADADEIIIFFGDVIIDAKIEEIVHNEHSCLAVKKVADPRQFGVVELKGDNKVNRLVEKPKIPRSDLAMVGIYKIKEVPLLIDALSFNISRDIKTNEQFPLTDALMRMLEKDVHFEIYPVDNWFDCGQREVLLETNAIFLDREGFASEDIPNLDNSIIIHPVSIGKDCRISNSIIGPHVTVGSNVMINNAILKESIIGNYTSIKEVILQRSVVGNDTSITGLRQSLNIGDNTEIDFSNG; encoded by the coding sequence ATGAAAGCTGTCATTCCCGTTGCGGGAGCAGGAAAACGGCTGAGGCCTCTCACTTATACCCAACCCAAACCGCTGATTCCGGTGGCTGGGAAGCCTATTATTTCTTTTATTGTAGACCAATTGTTGGGCGCTGGCGTCGAAGAATTTGTCTTTATTGTCGGTTACCTTGGGGAGAAGATTGAAACCTATATCCAGGAAAAATATCCGGATTTAAAAGCCACCTTTGTTACCCAGATGGATCGCCTGGGCTCGGGGCATGCCTTGTGGGTTGCTCGCGAACATTTTGCTGATGCAGACGAGATCATCATCTTTTTCGGTGATGTCATTATCGACGCCAAGATTGAAGAAATTGTTCATAACGAACACTCCTGTCTAGCTGTTAAGAAGGTCGCCGACCCTCGGCAGTTTGGGGTGGTGGAGCTGAAAGGAGATAATAAAGTAAATCGGCTGGTAGAGAAACCCAAAATCCCCAGATCTGATCTGGCTATGGTGGGTATCTATAAAATTAAGGAAGTACCACTGTTGATTGATGCATTGTCATTCAACATCAGCAGGGATATAAAAACCAATGAGCAATTTCCCCTGACGGATGCCCTGATGCGGATGTTGGAAAAGGATGTGCACTTCGAAATTTATCCTGTTGATAATTGGTTCGACTGTGGCCAACGTGAGGTGCTACTCGAGACCAATGCCATCTTTCTGGACCGCGAAGGTTTTGCCTCCGAAGATATCCCCAACCTCGATAACTCCATCATCATTCACCCGGTCAGTATTGGTAAGGATTGCCGTATCTCCAACAGCATCATTGGCCCCCATGTGACGGTAGGCTCCAATGTGATGATCAACAATGCCATCCTCAAGGAATCTATTATCGGCAACTACACCAGTATCAAAGAGGTCATCCTCCAGCGTTCGGTAGTCGGTAATGACACCTCGATCACGGGCTTGCGCCAGAGTTTGAATATTGGTGACAATACGGAGATCGATTTTAGCAATGGGTAA
- a CDS encoding GEVED domain-containing protein codes for MKRILLLTTLFFMSLLFEINAQVSYNYGWEPTSPSLGGWSTSGASGARFTGSTVCSGSASVRANLYGSFPSWTFTSPSLGTSQGGLTTMTFNYKVANWSANTTGTPATSFSINVQWATSSAGPWNSLGEINSSNHVVAGTCAAGPGTYTFTPNSGDNVFVRFVGARTAGDFYMNFDDVVVNEALPPCALPTPGNTIASATAVCSGVSFNLSLQNATPGTGVSYQWQSSPDNSTWTNIGSATSATLSTSQTADTYYRCNVTCSGEGTTPSNAVQVTMDAPANCYCTGTHATGGASDNIAGVVLGSLSNTGTANNNYTYYSALTVPDLIQGATATVAVTFGSDGTQYYAVYIDWNQDGDFYDTNETIVQVTSGNQAGGSATRNISIPVPVGATLGQTRMRVRGGDDSPITDPCVFTNSSYGETEDYRVNVIAPVACTGTPEAGTISGTLIRETCIGAAPSPATITATGADNATIDVLYQWEESIDSGSSWGNVTGGSGATSAIYTPPVYAGTPIQYRLKVTCTASGLFDVSDVVAEITNKTPPTVQASAITTSSVGFTTATVTWASGNGGRRYVVINTTNSFTNPTGTGDVTVAGTVYTGSGEQIVYDGTGSSVSISGLSNTTTYYVRVYEYTRCAGTPNYNYYQVSTATNNPGTFTTLTPPDCPGDLGVGTVTISSLPYIATGQTNCGNGNNLTSANATVCGSGNYYGGEDKTYIFTAPTSGGYTISLSTSSSYTGLMLYEGCPFAGRGGTCVTFSQSSGGNKTLTPTLTAGLTYYLVVDSWPSPSCHPSYNISIIPPITCPATSTPTVSAVTGTDATLSWTENGSATHWDIYYATTNTPPVLATIPIINDHTPGTTYTLTNLMGSTTYYAWVRADCAMDNTDVSTWAGPVIFTTSCALPAPGNTIASTTTVCSGVSFNLSLQNATPGTGVSYQWQSSPDNSTWTNIGSATSATLSTSQTAATYYRCNVTCSGEGTTPSNAVQVTMDTPTNCYCTVSYTSGVEPITLVNFANINNSSSAALGSGGSLEDYTAIVGTVYQNSSYTIRLKGNTDGSFTNYFRVFIDFNQDGIWGAGESFNCGTIVSSTGVDAKETTAIIAIPATALTGNTRMRVTKLYNAYQTTACSGGSYGQSEDYTLDINELACGENSVYLETANGTYTLDDPCDDGNGWTYYSDPNQAGNYMFAIQWDPNNTGANVAAKANATVSVNVQGMISATNGSISASYGMGRYWNVNLNGSSMNGLVNVKFFYDPLEKTAVETASAAFSTTNGVPNNGFSWFKTQSTAFTPGDITAGDFQSSMVLLTEDGSGVENGVTYVQSNDISSFSGGTGATGAGAGFLPVELMAFRGNVMDAGNKLSWETATEQNAARFVIERSADGHARWLDLGSVAATGNAQVTQQYSFMDDKPLVSAYYRLRMIDQDNSFSYSPIIQLQRSNKDATITVFPVPAQDEIQVSFFLTQTGPVTLSLFDLTGKLVSKTSSNFTVGQQKERLDVSTLASGVYLLNVEIDGQRYVERVIKQ; via the coding sequence ATGAAGAGAATTTTACTATTGACAACACTTTTTTTTATGAGCTTACTTTTTGAGATTAATGCTCAGGTATCGTACAACTATGGCTGGGAGCCAACATCACCTAGCTTAGGTGGATGGTCAACATCAGGAGCATCAGGTGCTAGGTTCACAGGAAGTACAGTGTGTAGCGGAAGTGCTAGTGTACGAGCAAATTTATATGGTAGTTTTCCTTCCTGGACTTTCACTTCTCCTTCCCTTGGAACATCACAAGGAGGATTGACAACCATGACTTTTAACTACAAAGTGGCAAACTGGTCAGCCAATACAACTGGTACACCTGCAACATCTTTTAGCATCAACGTTCAATGGGCAACTTCTTCTGCTGGTCCTTGGAATAGCTTAGGAGAGATCAATAGCAGCAATCATGTAGTTGCAGGTACTTGTGCAGCTGGACCAGGCACTTATACCTTTACTCCTAACTCTGGCGATAATGTATTTGTTAGATTTGTGGGAGCAAGAACCGCCGGAGATTTTTACATGAATTTTGATGATGTGGTAGTTAATGAGGCTCTACCTCCTTGCGCCTTACCAACTCCTGGCAACACCATCGCTTCGGCAACTGCCGTATGTTCAGGCGTGTCGTTCAATTTGTCATTACAGAATGCAACCCCTGGTACAGGTGTGAGCTACCAGTGGCAATCCTCTCCCGATAACAGTACCTGGACAAATATAGGTAGTGCTACCAGTGCCACCTTAAGCACTTCTCAGACCGCCGATACCTATTACCGTTGTAATGTTACATGTTCTGGAGAGGGGACAACACCATCCAATGCCGTTCAAGTGACGATGGATGCACCTGCCAACTGTTATTGTACGGGCACACACGCTACTGGTGGTGCTTCGGACAATATAGCAGGTGTCGTGCTGGGAAGCTTGTCTAATACAGGTACAGCAAATAATAATTATACCTACTACAGTGCTTTAACCGTACCGGATTTAATACAAGGAGCTACTGCTACGGTAGCTGTCACTTTTGGTTCTGATGGCACCCAATACTATGCGGTTTATATAGATTGGAACCAGGATGGCGACTTTTATGATACGAATGAAACGATCGTGCAAGTTACGTCTGGCAACCAAGCAGGAGGCAGCGCTACCAGGAATATAAGTATTCCTGTACCAGTGGGGGCTACCCTTGGACAAACCAGGATGCGGGTAAGAGGAGGAGATGATAGCCCGATTACTGATCCATGCGTGTTCACAAATAGTAGCTACGGAGAAACGGAAGATTATCGCGTCAATGTTATAGCACCAGTAGCGTGTACAGGCACGCCAGAGGCGGGAACAATTAGCGGAACACTGATCCGCGAAACCTGTATCGGTGCTGCACCAAGCCCTGCAACCATCACCGCCACAGGAGCCGACAACGCAACTATTGACGTTTTATACCAATGGGAAGAGTCAATTGACAGTGGGTCTTCCTGGGGAAATGTGACCGGCGGTTCAGGTGCGACGTCGGCCATTTATACACCACCAGTATATGCAGGAACGCCTATTCAGTACCGCTTAAAAGTAACATGTACAGCGAGCGGGCTTTTTGACGTGTCAGATGTAGTGGCGGAGATCACCAATAAGACTCCTCCAACGGTACAAGCTTCAGCCATCACGACTTCAAGCGTAGGATTTACCACAGCCACTGTAACATGGGCATCAGGAAACGGTGGAAGAAGATATGTCGTTATCAATACGACTAATTCCTTTACCAATCCCACAGGGACTGGCGATGTGACAGTAGCTGGGACTGTTTACACCGGAAGCGGGGAGCAAATCGTATATGATGGTACAGGTTCTTCCGTAAGTATATCTGGGCTTAGCAACACCACTACCTACTATGTACGCGTGTATGAATATACACGATGTGCAGGTACCCCAAACTATAACTACTACCAGGTAAGTACAGCTACGAATAACCCCGGCACTTTTACTACATTGACACCACCCGATTGCCCCGGTGACCTTGGTGTGGGAACAGTCACCATCAGTAGCCTACCTTATATTGCTACTGGACAGACGAACTGTGGCAATGGCAATAACCTTACTTCTGCTAATGCTACGGTTTGTGGTAGTGGCAATTATTATGGTGGTGAAGATAAGACCTATATTTTCACAGCCCCAACTTCAGGGGGGTATACCATTTCACTTTCTACGTCTTCCTCTTACACAGGCTTGATGCTGTATGAAGGTTGTCCCTTTGCGGGAAGAGGAGGAACATGTGTAACCTTTTCACAAAGTAGTGGCGGGAATAAAACTTTGACACCTACATTAACTGCTGGATTAACGTACTATCTGGTAGTCGACAGTTGGCCTAGCCCTAGCTGCCATCCTTCTTACAATATTAGTATTATTCCTCCCATTACCTGCCCTGCAACCTCAACGCCAACCGTTTCAGCGGTGACCGGTACTGACGCAACTTTAAGCTGGACAGAAAACGGCAGTGCAACGCATTGGGACATCTACTATGCTACAACTAACACACCACCTGTACTGGCTACAATACCAATTATCAATGACCACACCCCTGGTACTACTTATACATTGACGAATTTAATGGGGAGTACGACTTACTATGCCTGGGTAAGGGCCGATTGTGCTATGGACAATACGGACGTCAGCACATGGGCCGGCCCCGTAATATTTACGACAAGCTGTGCCTTGCCAGCGCCAGGCAACACTATCGCTTCTACTACTACCGTATGTTCAGGCGTGTCGTTCAATTTGTCATTACAGAATGCTACCCCTGGTACAGGTGTGAGCTACCAGTGGCAATCCTCTCCCGACAACAGCACCTGGACAAATATAGGTAGTGCCACCAGTGCCACTTTAAGCACTTCGCAGACAGCCGCTACCTATTACCGTTGTAATGTTACTTGCTCTGGAGAAGGGACAACACCTTCCAATGCCGTTCAGGTGACAATGGATACGCCTACCAACTGCTATTGTACAGTATCATATACCAGTGGTGTGGAGCCCATCACGCTGGTTAATTTTGCTAATATCAATAACTCATCTTCTGCTGCACTTGGATCTGGTGGTTCTTTGGAAGATTATACGGCAATCGTTGGCACGGTGTATCAAAACTCATCTTATACCATTAGGCTGAAGGGAAACACGGATGGTAGTTTTACCAATTATTTCCGTGTGTTTATTGATTTCAATCAAGATGGTATTTGGGGTGCTGGCGAATCATTTAACTGTGGCACAATTGTAAGTTCTACAGGTGTTGATGCTAAAGAAACAACAGCTATTATTGCCATTCCTGCTACCGCATTGACCGGAAACACCCGGATGCGTGTCACTAAACTATACAACGCTTACCAAACTACAGCTTGTAGTGGTGGGAGCTATGGACAATCGGAGGATTATACACTGGATATCAACGAACTGGCCTGCGGTGAAAATTCCGTCTACCTCGAAACCGCCAACGGCACCTACACCCTCGACGATCCCTGTGATGATGGTAACGGTTGGACTTACTACAGCGACCCTAACCAAGCTGGCAACTACATGTTCGCGATCCAATGGGATCCCAACAATACTGGAGCAAATGTAGCAGCTAAAGCAAATGCAACTGTAAGCGTTAACGTTCAAGGCATGATCTCAGCCACCAATGGCTCCATTTCTGCCTCCTATGGTATGGGGCGCTATTGGAACGTAAACTTGAATGGCTCGTCAATGAATGGTCTAGTAAACGTTAAATTTTTCTATGATCCTCTAGAAAAAACAGCGGTAGAAACGGCCTCAGCAGCTTTTTCTACGACCAACGGTGTCCCCAATAATGGCTTCTCCTGGTTTAAAACCCAAAGTACAGCGTTTACCCCAGGAGATATTACAGCTGGTGATTTCCAATCGAGCATGGTGCTTTTAACGGAAGATGGATCAGGCGTCGAAAACGGTGTTACCTACGTTCAGTCCAACGATATTTCTTCTTTCTCCGGTGGTACGGGCGCTACGGGTGCAGGTGCAGGTTTCCTTCCTGTTGAGTTGATGGCTTTCCGCGGTAATGTTATGGATGCAGGTAACAAACTATCCTGGGAAACGGCAACCGAACAGAATGCCGCCCGCTTTGTCATCGAACGCTCAGCGGATGGCCATGCTCGCTGGCTAGATTTGGGCAGTGTAGCAGCGACTGGCAATGCTCAAGTGACGCAACAGTACAGCTTTATGGATGACAAGCCATTGGTGAGTGCCTACTATCGTTTGCGGATGATTGATCAGGACAATAGTTTTTCTTATAGCCCGATCATTCAGCTACAGCGGAGCAACAAAGACGCTACCATAACAGTATTCCCGGTTCCTGCACAGGACGAAATTCAGGTGAGTTTCTTTCTGACACAAACAGGGCCAGTTACCCTGAGCTTATTTGATCTAACCGGCAAGCTGGTAAGTAAAACAAGTTCGAATTTTACTGTGGGGCAACAAAAAGAAAGGCTGGATGTCAGCACCTTGGCAAGTGGGGTCTATCTATTGAATGTAGAGATCGACGGGCAGCGATACGTTGAACGTGTGATAAAGCAGTAA